A genome region from Euphorbia lathyris chromosome 4, ddEupLath1.1, whole genome shotgun sequence includes the following:
- the LOC136227624 gene encoding sec1 family domain-containing protein MIP3 codes for MAQIDVNKAFVDSITQMSEHIEDAILYLDSGCTESFHFAGVFPVLLDLGVRAVCSLENMCALEAVVSWNAKSDPATKIVVITSRLLSDSHRYILRCLSTLGSIQHFSVYTSISEIAHSAYPDSPLGPDAFHEYESLLLQDYEELIRKCETPRRSKDIDFHERKNSEVEGWSHLSEEEVSHLGTPSSGKIFHEDDHYFEDARKTLVISVHHFPMIFCPLSPRVFVLPSEGSVAEAYLSTEHEDSISLGLPPISSGVPPDGDDVPPGALLTAHFLYHLAAKMDLKMEIYSVGDLSKTVGKIMTNMSSLYDVGRRKRSAGLLLIDRTLDLLTPCCHGDSLVDRMFSSLPRRERTSFYSHAKGSQTQLKLRPPILERTPLDVQIPLAKILREGASEINSQPLLKSIEAFLSGWDSNNSAPKIADLVNLCNKVCDEKSIHSEVFNGSLVSTETFRGTPYIEAILDRRTKDGAVLVRKWLQETVRRENININVKTRPGFATKAEFKPLIEALAKSQSSLIRNKGIIQLAAAILVALDESNYARWDAFISAEKILGASLGDSNQGLAAQIGDLIHKSILAASGGHSSRTESSQALLSFQDSLLLTIVGYVLAGENFPTSGSGGPFSWEDERLLKEAVLDAILENESLSKLKFLHGLKEELEANFNRKKLEETVEASPEQLDIDDFDDDQWGKWGEEEEEADSDKSKKDQQYDEMQLKLELRDRVDNLFKFFHKLSTLKTRNIQLREGKFDLETDDYDSNKGLLYKILRRLLSKMDVPGLEYHSSAVGRLFKSGFGRFGLGQAKPSLADQNLIMVFVIGGINGTEVRKAREAIAESGRPDIELLVGGTTLLTPDNMLELLMGDASFL; via the exons ATGGCCCAAATTGATGTCAACAAAGCTTTTGTTGATTCCATTACCCAA ATGTCAGAACATATCGAAGACGCAATTCTTTACCTTGATTCTGGATGTACAGAGAGTTTCCACTTTGCTGGAGTTTTTCCTGTATTGTTGGACCTTGGAGTACGAGCTGTTTGTAGCTTAGAGAACATGTGCGCTCTTGAGGCG GTGGTTAGCTGGAATGCAAAGTCTGATCCTGCAACTAAAATTGTTGTTATTACATCTCGTCTACTCAGTGATTCACATCGCTATATCTTACGTTGCCTAAGCACACTTGGAAGTATTCAGCATTTTTCAGTATACACATCTATCTCCGAG ATAGCTCACTCAGCATATCCTGATTCGCCGCTGGGACCTGATGCATTCCATGAATATGAATCCCTACTTCTTCAAGATTATGAGGAGCTAATTAGAAAATGTGAGACACCAAGGCGCTCAAAAGATATAGACTTCCACGAAAGAAAAAATTCTGAAGTTGAAGGTTGGTCACACCTCAGTGAAGAGGAAGTTTCTCATCTTGGAACTCCATCCAGTGGAAAAATATTTCATGAAGATGATCATTATTTTGAAGATGCACGGAAGACATTGGTAATCTCAGTGCACCACTTCCCCATGATTTTTTGTCCTTTATCTCCTAGAGTTTTTGTCTTGCCTTCCGAGGGCTCTGTTGCTGAAGCATACTTATCAACTGAACATGAAGATTCAATTAGTCTTGGTTTGCCTCCCATAAGTTCTGGAGTGCCTCCTGATGGTGATGATGTTCCTCCCGGGGCACTTCTGACGGCACATTTTCTCTACCATCTTGCTGCAAAG ATGGACCTTAAAATGGAAATATATTCCGTTGGTGATTTATCAAAAACTGTTGGAAAGATTATGACGAATATGTCGAGTCTTTATGATGTGGGCCGCCGCAAACGTTCTGCTGGGCTTTTACTCATTGATCGGACACTTGATCTTCTTACTCCTTGTTGTCATGGGGATTCACTGGTTGATCGCATGTTTTCATCTCTTCCCCGAAGAGAGCGGACATCATTTTATTCTCATGCGAAAGGCTCACAAACCCAACTGAAACTTCGTCCTCCTATACTAGAGCGTACTCCTCTTGATGTTCAGATACCACTTGCCAAAATATTAAGAGAAGGAGCTTCTGAAATAAACAGTCAGCCGCTTTTAAAAAGTATTGAAGCTTTTCTTTCTGGATGGGATTCTAATAACTCTGCTCCTAAAATTGCGGACTTAGTTAATCTCTGTAATAAAGTTTGTGATGAGAAGTCAATTCATTCTGAAGTATTTAATGGGTCCTTAGTTTCCACTGAAACTTTTCGTGGAACACCATACATTGAAGCTATATTGGACAGAAGAACAAAAGACGGGGCAGTACTGGTGAGGAAATGGCTTCAAGAAACTGTGCGGCGGGAAAACATTAATATTAATGTGAAAACACGCCCTGGTTTTGCTACTAAAGCGGAGTTTAAACCTCTGATTGAAGCATTAGCTAAAAGCCAATCATCATTAATCAGAAACAAAGGAATAATTCAATTAGCAGCAGCTATCCTAGTTGCCCTTGATGAATCCAACTATGCCAGATGGGATGCGTTTATTAGTGCTGAGAAGATATTGGGTGCAAGTCTTGGAGACTCAAACCAGGGTCTTGCTGCTCAAATTGGCGATCTTATTCATAAAAGTATTTTAGCTGCATCAGGTGGGCATAGTAGCAGAACAGAATCCTCACAAGCATTACTTTCTTTCCAGGATTCTTTGCTCCTTACGATTGTTGGATATGTATTAGCTGGTGAGAATTTTCCTACCTCTGGCTCTGGTGGTCCTTTTTCTTGGGAAGATGAGCGTCTTCTCAAAGAAGCTGTTTTGGATGCAATACTTGAAAACGAATCACTATCGAAACTCAAGTTTCTCCATGGTCTTAAAGAAGAGCTTGAGGCTAATTTCAATAGGAAAAAATTGGAAGAAACTGTAGAAGCATCACCTGAACAGTTGGACATCGATGATTTTGATGATGATCAATGGGGTAAATGgggcgaagaagaagaagaagcagacaGTGATAAAAGTAAGAAGGATCAGCAATATGATGAGATGCAGTTGAAATTGGAGTTGCGTGATAGGGTGGATAACCTGTTCAAGTTTTTTCACAAGCTATCTACTCTCAAAACACGAAACATACAATTGAGAGAAGGGAAATTTGATTTGGAAACTGATGATTATGACTCAAATAAGGGTTTACTTTATAAGATTCTTAGAAGACTGCTTAGTAAAATGGATGTACCTGGGCTGGAGTATCATTCCTCGGCTGTTGGACGACTTTTTAAAAGTGGCTTCGGAAGATTTGGTCTTGGACAG GCAAAACCAAGTCTTGCTGACCAAaatttaataatggtttttgtcaTTGGTGGCATCAATGGCACAGAG GTACGTAAAGCTCGTGAAGCAATCGCTGAAAGTGGAAGGCCAGACATCGAATTACTTGTTGGCGGAACAACTCTTCTAACTCCTGACAACATGCTTGAATTATTAATGGGCGATGCAAGTTTTTTGTGA